In Persicimonas caeni, a single window of DNA contains:
- the rpoD gene encoding RNA polymerase sigma factor RpoD: MTERSQVMDANGTGSEAVADEKEREDLISERKKRRKANRLNRTRVESWRDLDPVKMYLKGIGEVSLLDRAGEVAVAKEIEAGRKECFDIIVTSTAGIGMILELPERLIDGSARAREVFDEYTPSADDSDMPVAPEVFARFDRVEAAYKKVCKAQDKLVDLAEQQADDAKLDKARKKLDAAQEKLVESIHGAQLSQRFFNEIANRFKDAMDNIQRCERRIEDRYRRCYVRRAELEELMEKQRAGEEINFSKLPFDERYLEQTRQVVESSRAIIESIEQEFHLPKDKLIEKVLLIKAGERRADRGKAEMIRANLRLVVSIAKKYVNRGMHFLDLIQEGNIGLMRAVEKFEYQRGHKFSTYATWWIRQAITRAIADQARTIRIPVHLIETINRISRTSRELEQELGREPNAKEIAEKLDMEIDSVRRALRISRHPVSLETPVGDEDDSQLGDFIEDEKAADPAEEAFTQNLKDETKSLLASLTPREEKILRMRFGIGEKTDHTLEEVGQDFNLTRERIRQIEAKALQKLRQPEKAADLKIFYEN; this comes from the coding sequence ATGACGGAGCGATCGCAGGTGATGGACGCAAACGGGACGGGTTCTGAGGCAGTTGCCGATGAGAAGGAACGCGAGGATCTTATCTCCGAGCGCAAGAAGCGACGAAAGGCAAACCGCCTCAATCGCACGCGTGTGGAGTCTTGGCGTGATCTCGACCCGGTCAAGATGTACTTGAAGGGGATTGGCGAGGTGAGTCTGCTCGACCGGGCCGGTGAGGTCGCCGTCGCCAAGGAAATCGAGGCGGGGCGCAAAGAGTGCTTCGACATCATTGTCACCAGCACCGCCGGCATCGGCATGATCTTGGAGCTGCCCGAGCGCCTCATCGACGGCAGCGCCCGCGCCCGTGAGGTCTTCGACGAGTATACGCCCAGCGCCGATGACAGCGACATGCCTGTCGCACCGGAGGTGTTCGCGCGCTTCGACCGCGTCGAAGCCGCCTACAAAAAGGTGTGCAAGGCGCAAGACAAGCTCGTCGACCTGGCCGAGCAGCAAGCCGACGACGCCAAGCTCGACAAGGCGCGCAAAAAGCTCGACGCCGCTCAGGAAAAGCTGGTCGAATCGATCCACGGCGCCCAGCTCTCGCAGCGTTTCTTCAATGAGATCGCCAACCGCTTCAAAGACGCGATGGATAATATCCAACGCTGCGAGAGGCGCATCGAAGATCGCTACCGTCGCTGTTACGTGCGGCGCGCGGAGCTCGAAGAGCTGATGGAAAAGCAGCGGGCCGGCGAGGAGATCAATTTCTCGAAGCTTCCCTTTGACGAGCGCTATCTCGAGCAGACCCGCCAGGTCGTCGAGTCGTCACGCGCGATCATCGAGTCGATCGAGCAGGAGTTCCACCTCCCCAAAGACAAGCTCATCGAGAAGGTGCTGCTCATCAAGGCCGGCGAGCGCCGCGCCGACCGGGGCAAGGCCGAGATGATCCGCGCTAACTTGCGGCTCGTCGTCTCCATCGCCAAGAAGTACGTCAACCGCGGCATGCACTTTTTGGATCTCATCCAAGAGGGCAATATCGGGCTGATGCGCGCAGTCGAGAAGTTCGAGTATCAGCGTGGTCACAAATTCTCGACCTATGCCACCTGGTGGATCCGCCAGGCGATTACACGAGCTATCGCCGACCAGGCGCGCACCATCCGTATCCCGGTGCACCTCATCGAGACGATCAACCGCATCTCGCGCACCTCACGTGAGCTCGAGCAGGAACTCGGCCGGGAGCCGAACGCCAAGGAGATCGCCGAGAAGCTCGACATGGAGATCGACTCGGTGCGCCGGGCGCTGCGCATTTCGCGCCACCCGGTCAGCCTCGAGACCCCTGTGGGCGACGAGGACGACAGTCAACTCGGTGACTTCATCGAAGACGAGAAGGCTGCGGACCCGGCCGAGGAAGCGTTCACCCAGAACCTCAAAGACGAGACCAAGTCGCTGCTGGCTTCGCTGACCCCGCGCGAAGAGAAGATCTTGCGCATGCGCTTCGGCATCGGCGAGAAGACCGACCACACCCTCGAAGAGGTCGGCCAAGACTTCAACCTGACACGCGAGCGTATCCGCCAGATCGAAGCGAAGGCGCTCCAGAAGCTGCGCCAGCCCGAAAAAGCGGCCGATCTGAAGATCTTTTACGAAAATTAA
- a CDS encoding MerR family transcriptional regulator: MSQLDAITIPDKTYFKIGEVAKLLDLEPYVLRYWESEFDVLDPDKTDSGQRVYQRADIELIVQIRDLLYNEMFTIAGARRQLELEREGKPCYANADVVADDGRAEELEAENARLRDEVEELSARVDEQVDSQPDMWEDRLASQSQQIEALEVELAESTKTVQTLQVELADSRETIESLEVELAASKETVESLEVELAEANQTIAGLEDKLAEKSRGGLDPRIVRGLREQLQGLARAAQRPV, encoded by the coding sequence ATGAGTCAACTGGACGCGATCACGATCCCCGACAAGACGTACTTCAAGATTGGCGAGGTCGCCAAGCTGCTCGATCTCGAGCCGTACGTGTTGCGTTATTGGGAGAGCGAGTTCGACGTGCTCGACCCCGATAAGACCGACAGCGGTCAGCGGGTCTATCAGCGCGCAGATATCGAGCTGATCGTCCAGATTCGCGACCTTCTGTATAACGAGATGTTCACCATCGCCGGCGCGCGTCGCCAGCTCGAACTCGAGCGCGAAGGCAAGCCCTGCTACGCCAACGCAGACGTGGTGGCCGATGATGGTAGGGCAGAGGAGCTCGAGGCCGAGAATGCCCGGCTTCGCGACGAAGTCGAGGAGCTGAGCGCGCGTGTCGACGAGCAGGTCGACTCGCAGCCTGACATGTGGGAAGACCGACTCGCCTCACAGAGCCAGCAAATCGAAGCACTCGAGGTCGAGTTGGCCGAGTCCACGAAGACCGTCCAGACGCTCCAGGTCGAGCTAGCCGATTCCAGGGAGACCATCGAAAGCCTCGAGGTCGAGCTGGCCGCTTCCAAAGAGACCGTCGAAAGTCTCGAGGTCGAGTTGGCCGAAGCGAACCAGACCATCGCTGGGCTCGAAGACAAGCTCGCCGAGAAGAGCCGAGGCGGACTCGATCCGCGAATCGTCCGTGGGCTGCGCGAGCAGCTCCAGGGCTTGGCGCGCGCCGCGCAGAGGCCCGTATGA
- a CDS encoding integration host factor subunit alpha — MTMTKNELVDSVYETVGVTKKEASDYVDTVLETIKETLEEGEELKVSGFGKFEVRHKGERVGRNPRTGVEIMIPERKVLRFKVSQVLKDELNGDA, encoded by the coding sequence ATGACGATGACCAAGAACGAATTGGTGGACTCTGTCTATGAAACCGTTGGTGTGACCAAGAAGGAAGCCTCCGACTACGTCGACACCGTGCTCGAGACGATCAAAGAGACGCTCGAAGAAGGCGAGGAGCTCAAGGTCAGCGGCTTCGGCAAATTCGAAGTGCGCCACAAAGGAGAACGTGTGGGTCGTAACCCGCGCACCGGCGTCGAGATCATGATCCCCGAGCGCAAAGTGCTTCGGTTCAAGGTCAGCCAGGTGCTCAAAGACGAGCTGAACGGCGACGCCTGA
- the pheT gene encoding phenylalanine--tRNA ligase subunit beta encodes MKVSWNWLQEWVDLDGLAVDEVVHRLTMAGLEVDGVERLGEGADDIVVARIDQIREHPNADKLVLCDVDYGADEFTQVVCGAKNMGEGDYVPLALPGSSPPGVDFEIVSRKVRGEMSSGMLCSADELDLEEESDGLLLLPKTLELGRPVFEALDLKEVVIEIDLTPNRPDCLGHMGVARELAALYGRELKTPESFGGAAPWEGEGDQATDAAPLTVEDADGCPRYLFAVMEDVKVGPSPAWLKARLAAVGLRSVNNIVDVTNYVLMELNQPLHAFDLDELSGPEIRVRRAGKGETMVGIDHNEYELDPADLVIADSERPVAIAGVMGGEETEVGDETTRILIECAYFDPTTVRKSAKRHSLHTDSSHRFERGIDPAGLPKALARAVRLMVKAQEHLGAEPKVRAGIAEATSEGVTEPATTVLAKGLSERVLGANLTEQAVEEHLTALGIALVEQDSAWACTIPTYRPDLTRPIDLVEEVARMHGYDNIPEQLPRSSMGYAHTIRPDAEERPTIVSRPDRDVRNRIRTQLLSFGLFEVVNYGFMSPEDLDVLRLAEGDRRRETVDLANPLIASDRHMQTTLVPGLLDNLQTNLAQRTHDVTLFEFGRRYFPDEERPTLALLMSGRKEQHWSGDSEWDFFDLKGVIEAICRPFATGELEWQVPSEQEPYLHPGVQAEWSGGDNLIARAGRLHPAVAAELDVEQDVLVAEVYLDALFELGRREMGYTALSRYPAVTHDFALLYDLDAHYADLEGAVERLATENDEFGRIFESVELFDVYSGEQVAEGKRSLALSVVYRSSEKTLTDEDVERADNLLVDWLEGEVGATLR; translated from the coding sequence ATGAAAGTAAGCTGGAACTGGCTCCAAGAGTGGGTGGATCTCGACGGACTCGCTGTCGATGAGGTCGTCCATCGTCTGACGATGGCCGGCCTGGAGGTCGACGGCGTCGAGCGATTGGGCGAGGGCGCCGATGATATCGTCGTGGCCCGTATCGATCAGATTCGCGAGCACCCGAACGCCGACAAACTCGTGTTGTGCGACGTCGACTACGGCGCCGATGAGTTCACGCAGGTCGTCTGCGGGGCGAAGAATATGGGCGAGGGCGACTATGTGCCCTTGGCGCTTCCGGGCAGTAGCCCTCCCGGCGTCGACTTCGAGATCGTCTCGCGCAAGGTGCGCGGGGAGATGTCGAGCGGCATGCTGTGCAGCGCCGACGAGCTCGATCTGGAGGAGGAGTCCGACGGGCTCTTGCTCTTGCCCAAGACGCTCGAGTTGGGACGGCCGGTGTTCGAGGCCCTCGACCTCAAGGAAGTGGTCATCGAGATCGACCTGACGCCCAATCGCCCCGACTGCCTCGGCCATATGGGCGTGGCCCGCGAACTCGCCGCGCTGTACGGCCGCGAATTGAAGACGCCGGAATCCTTCGGCGGCGCTGCACCGTGGGAAGGCGAGGGCGACCAGGCTACCGACGCCGCCCCGCTGACGGTCGAGGACGCCGATGGCTGCCCGCGCTACCTGTTCGCGGTGATGGAAGATGTCAAAGTCGGCCCGAGCCCAGCCTGGCTCAAGGCGCGACTGGCCGCAGTGGGGCTTCGCAGCGTCAACAATATCGTCGACGTGACCAACTACGTGCTCATGGAACTCAACCAGCCCCTGCACGCCTTCGACCTCGACGAGCTGTCGGGGCCCGAAATTCGCGTGCGGCGGGCAGGAAAGGGCGAGACGATGGTCGGCATCGACCATAACGAGTACGAGCTCGATCCGGCCGATCTCGTGATCGCCGACAGCGAACGCCCCGTGGCGATCGCCGGCGTGATGGGAGGCGAGGAGACCGAGGTGGGCGACGAGACCACCCGCATCCTCATCGAATGCGCCTACTTCGACCCGACGACCGTGCGAAAGAGCGCCAAGCGCCACTCGCTGCACACCGACTCGAGCCATCGCTTCGAGCGCGGCATCGACCCTGCCGGGCTTCCGAAGGCCTTGGCGCGTGCCGTGCGCTTGATGGTGAAGGCCCAGGAGCACCTCGGCGCCGAGCCGAAGGTGCGCGCAGGGATCGCCGAAGCCACAAGCGAAGGCGTCACCGAGCCGGCGACGACCGTGCTCGCCAAGGGGCTGAGCGAGCGTGTTCTGGGGGCGAACCTCACCGAGCAGGCGGTCGAAGAGCACCTGACGGCGCTGGGCATCGCGCTCGTCGAGCAGGATAGCGCTTGGGCGTGCACGATCCCGACGTACCGACCCGACCTGACGCGGCCGATCGATCTGGTCGAAGAGGTCGCGCGGATGCACGGCTACGACAATATCCCCGAGCAGCTCCCGCGCTCGTCGATGGGATATGCCCACACGATTCGTCCCGACGCCGAGGAGCGTCCGACCATCGTGTCGCGGCCCGACCGTGACGTGCGCAATCGAATTCGTACTCAGTTGCTCTCGTTCGGTCTATTCGAGGTCGTCAATTACGGCTTCATGTCACCCGAAGATCTCGACGTGCTGCGCCTCGCCGAAGGCGATCGTCGCCGCGAGACGGTCGACCTCGCGAACCCGCTCATCGCCAGCGACCGTCACATGCAGACCACGCTTGTGCCCGGTTTGTTGGACAACCTGCAGACGAACCTCGCCCAGCGCACCCACGATGTTACGCTGTTCGAGTTTGGTCGGCGCTATTTCCCCGACGAAGAACGTCCGACGCTGGCGCTCTTGATGAGCGGCCGAAAAGAGCAGCACTGGAGTGGCGACAGCGAGTGGGACTTCTTCGATCTCAAAGGCGTCATCGAAGCGATCTGTCGCCCCTTTGCCACCGGTGAGCTCGAGTGGCAGGTGCCTTCGGAGCAGGAGCCGTATTTGCATCCGGGCGTGCAGGCCGAGTGGAGCGGCGGGGACAATTTGATTGCTCGCGCCGGTCGTCTGCATCCGGCGGTGGCCGCCGAACTCGACGTCGAGCAGGATGTGCTCGTGGCCGAAGTCTATCTCGACGCCTTGTTCGAGCTGGGCCGACGCGAGATGGGTTATACCGCACTGTCACGTTACCCGGCCGTCACTCACGACTTTGCGCTCTTGTACGACCTCGACGCGCACTACGCCGATCTCGAGGGTGCCGTAGAGCGACTGGCGACCGAGAACGACGAGTTCGGTCGGATCTTTGAATCGGTCGAGCTCTTCGACGTGTATTCTGGTGAGCAGGTCGCCGAAGGCAAGCGCTCTTTGGCGCTGTCGGTGGTCTACCGTTCGTCCGAGAAGACGCTCACCGACGAAGACGTCGAGCGAGCCGATAATCTGCTTGTCGACTGGCTCGAAGGCGAAGTCGGCGCGACCCTGCGTTGA
- the pheS gene encoding phenylalanine--tRNA ligase subunit alpha, producing the protein MNVSELETKLEQLADEAVGELEGAERKEDAIQIKNRYLGRKGGVQELMKLIRELPNEEKPAAGQASNRAKGTIQQAFEARVDALEKAELERRLQSERIDVTLPARTPAVRGGHPLAEVEQELISVFADMGFDVAKGPEVEEDFYNFEALNFPPDHPARDMQDTFVLEDGRLLRTHTSPVQVRTMLAYEPPVRVISPGRVYRCDADVTHSPVFHQVEGLLVDEDVTFADLKGTLHHFAERVFGPGTPVRFRPSYFPFTEPSAEVDVGCIFCEGEGCRVCSHTGWLEILGAGMVDPNVFEAVGVDSDKYTGFAFGMGVERIAMLKLGINDIRTFFENDLRFLRQF; encoded by the coding sequence ATGAACGTGTCGGAACTCGAAACCAAATTGGAACAGCTCGCCGACGAAGCCGTCGGAGAGTTGGAGGGCGCCGAGCGCAAAGAAGACGCCATCCAGATCAAAAACCGTTACCTGGGCCGCAAAGGTGGAGTCCAGGAGCTCATGAAGTTGATTCGTGAGCTTCCCAACGAGGAGAAGCCGGCCGCCGGCCAGGCCTCTAACCGAGCCAAGGGCACCATCCAGCAGGCTTTCGAGGCGCGCGTCGACGCGTTGGAGAAGGCCGAGCTGGAGCGTCGGCTGCAGAGTGAGCGGATCGACGTGACCCTGCCGGCGCGCACGCCCGCCGTGCGCGGCGGACATCCGCTGGCCGAGGTCGAGCAGGAGCTTATCTCGGTCTTCGCCGACATGGGCTTCGACGTGGCCAAAGGGCCCGAAGTCGAAGAGGATTTCTACAACTTCGAGGCGCTCAACTTCCCGCCGGACCACCCGGCGCGCGATATGCAGGACACCTTCGTGCTCGAAGATGGCCGCCTCCTGCGCACCCACACCTCGCCGGTGCAGGTGCGCACGATGCTCGCCTACGAGCCGCCCGTGCGCGTCATTTCACCGGGGCGGGTCTACCGCTGCGACGCCGACGTGACTCACAGCCCCGTCTTCCACCAGGTCGAGGGGCTTCTGGTCGACGAGGACGTCACCTTCGCCGATCTGAAGGGCACGCTGCATCATTTCGCCGAGCGCGTCTTCGGGCCGGGAACCCCCGTTCGGTTCCGGCCGAGCTACTTCCCGTTCACCGAGCCGAGCGCCGAAGTCGACGTGGGCTGCATCTTCTGCGAAGGCGAAGGCTGTCGTGTGTGCAGCCACACCGGTTGGCTCGAGATTCTGGGCGCCGGCATGGTCGATCCGAACGTCTTCGAGGCCGTGGGCGTCGATTCGGACAAGTACACCGGGTTTGCCTTCGGCATGGGCGTCGAGCGTATCGCCATGCTCAAGCTGGGGATCAACGATATCCGCACGTTCTTCGAGAACGATCTGAGGTTCTTGAGGCAGTTCTAG
- the rplT gene encoding 50S ribosomal protein L20, which produces MPRVKRGTKARRRRKKILKAAKGYYGGRRRLYKNAKETVHRAWAYAYRDRRQRKRQFRRLWITRINAAARQNGMSYSKLMGGLNKAGVELDRKVLADMAVFDPKGFTKVVETAREALG; this is translated from the coding sequence ATGCCGCGCGTCAAACGAGGAACCAAAGCACGCCGCCGCCGCAAGAAGATCTTGAAGGCCGCTAAAGGCTACTACGGTGGTCGGCGTCGTCTGTACAAAAACGCCAAAGAGACCGTCCACCGTGCGTGGGCCTACGCTTACCGTGACCGCCGTCAGCGCAAGCGCCAGTTCCGTCGCCTGTGGATCACGCGTATCAACGCGGCCGCACGCCAGAACGGCATGAGCTACAGCAAGCTGATGGGTGGGCTGAACAAAGCCGGCGTCGAGCTGGACCGCAAGGTTCTGGCCGACATGGCCGTCTTTGACCCCAAGGGCTTTACCAAGGTCGTGGAGACGGCGCGAGAAGCTCTGGGCTAA
- the rpmI gene encoding 50S ribosomal protein L35 gives MPKMKTHRGAAKRFKVTKSGKVKYRKGFRNHILTHKSSKRKRHLRKDGYLTKADAKRIKQLLPYK, from the coding sequence ATGCCGAAAATGAAGACACATCGCGGCGCCGCTAAGCGATTCAAAGTGACCAAGAGTGGAAAGGTCAAGTATCGCAAAGGCTTTCGCAACCACATTCTGACCCACAAGAGCAGCAAGCGTAAGCGCCACCTGCGCAAAGACGGCTACCTGACCAAGGCCGACGCCAAGCGCATCAAGCAACTGCTGCCCTACAAGTAA
- a CDS encoding fatty acid desaturase family protein encodes MSSSSQKVTFDNRDNRDFATAVKTRVDTYFKERGMSKHANGAMIVKTLVLFGLYFGSYGLIISGLLPLWAMWAMCFVMGVGMAGIGFSISHDALHGAYSSNKAVNRWLGLSFDLLGANGYIWKITHNVIHHTYTNIHGHDEDLEVAPFIRLSPHTDHHWIHRVQHVLAFAAYSLATFFWVFVKDYKYFLQRDLGPYKDKSHPASEWVILVVTKLVYYGYTIAVPLLVLDLAWWQFLIGFLTVHLTAGLILGVIFQLAHVVEETEHPEPNADDEIAEHWLIHQMRTTANFARDNKFLNWYIGGLNFQIEHHLFPRVCSVHYPAIAPIVERTAREFDVPYNVHETFSEAVRSHYRTLKRFGRPNG; translated from the coding sequence ATGAGCTCCAGCTCACAGAAGGTCACCTTCGACAATCGAGACAATCGCGACTTCGCCACGGCGGTCAAAACACGCGTCGACACCTATTTTAAGGAGCGGGGCATGTCGAAACATGCCAATGGCGCGATGATCGTGAAGACGCTTGTGCTGTTCGGGCTCTACTTTGGTTCCTACGGCTTAATTATCAGTGGCCTACTTCCGCTGTGGGCGATGTGGGCGATGTGCTTCGTGATGGGCGTGGGGATGGCGGGCATCGGCTTTTCGATCTCCCATGACGCGTTGCACGGGGCCTATTCGTCGAACAAGGCCGTCAATCGATGGCTCGGCTTGAGCTTCGATCTGCTCGGGGCGAACGGCTATATCTGGAAGATCACTCACAATGTGATCCACCACACCTACACCAATATTCACGGTCACGACGAAGATCTGGAGGTCGCTCCGTTCATTCGTTTGTCACCGCACACCGACCATCACTGGATCCACCGCGTCCAACACGTGTTGGCCTTCGCCGCCTACAGCCTGGCCACCTTCTTTTGGGTCTTCGTCAAGGATTACAAGTACTTCCTGCAGCGCGACCTGGGGCCGTATAAAGACAAGAGCCATCCGGCGAGCGAGTGGGTGATTTTGGTGGTCACCAAACTCGTCTACTACGGCTACACCATCGCGGTGCCGCTGCTGGTCCTCGACTTGGCCTGGTGGCAATTCTTGATCGGTTTTCTGACCGTACACCTCACTGCAGGGCTGATCTTGGGCGTGATCTTCCAACTCGCCCATGTCGTCGAGGAGACCGAGCACCCCGAGCCGAACGCGGACGACGAGATCGCAGAGCATTGGCTGATCCACCAGATGCGCACCACCGCGAACTTCGCGCGCGATAACAAGTTCCTGAACTGGTATATCGGCGGGTTGAACTTCCAGATCGAGCACCATCTGTTTCCGCGCGTCTGCAGCGTGCACTACCCGGCGATCGCACCCATCGTCGAGCGCACGGCGCGCGAGTTCGACGTCCCCTACAATGTCCACGAGACCTTCTCGGAGGCGGTGCGTTCCCACTACCGCACGCTCAAGCGCTTTGGCCGGCCAAACGGGTAG
- a CDS encoding DciA family protein translates to MLSKVFRTILETSAEASAANGPSLNLLREVWPTLLGEPLCHRTQPTGWDNGVLTVGVASEHWLHEVRRNHRRIHGKIQRLLPWPVDELKFVVESLPPAPKAARAASQDAPQSSEVDESVRQDLDRLDASTREIMLRIRGHLERDD, encoded by the coding sequence ATGCTCTCCAAAGTCTTTCGCACCATCCTCGAGACGAGCGCCGAAGCTTCGGCGGCCAACGGACCGTCCTTGAACCTGTTGCGCGAGGTTTGGCCCACGCTGTTGGGCGAGCCGCTGTGTCATCGCACACAACCAACGGGCTGGGACAACGGCGTGCTGACGGTGGGCGTGGCCAGCGAGCACTGGCTCCACGAAGTGCGCCGCAACCACCGACGCATCCACGGCAAGATTCAACGATTGCTGCCCTGGCCGGTCGACGAATTGAAATTTGTCGTCGAGTCGCTCCCCCCGGCGCCGAAGGCAGCGCGCGCTGCGTCGCAAGACGCGCCGCAGAGCAGCGAGGTCGACGAGAGTGTGCGCCAGGATCTCGATCGCCTCGACGCCTCCACCCGCGAGATCATGCTGCGCATCCGCGGCCACCTCGAGCGCGACGACTGA
- a CDS encoding DEAD/DEAH box helicase, which yields MVETTSEKSFDDFYLSDEMLKALRTVGYKRPTPVQAESIPLILAGIDLIVQSQTGSGKTAAFAIPTIEMLEPKPGRIDVLVLAPTRELAKQVCKEFERLGQYKDLSATAIYGGASYEKQYKALETAQIVSATPGRLLDLAKRGSIDLSNLRILCLDEADEMLSMGFREELNAIVDFLPEERQSLLFSATVNEDIKALAKGMLYYPEYISLSGDQVAAEAVEHVYFRCRGVGRERDLLKVIEYEKPESAIIFANTRDDTFTVTKFLQRHGYRAKVLNGDLPQKQREKTLGEMREGKVDFIVATDVAARGIDITDLTHVINYTLPQSAEVYVHRTGRTGRAGKSGRAVSLVSPAEMATHFDIMSLYDIDITHRELPTADEIVEAQERGRLGELTSQIMELSRIPYGGKLGMARQLLETTNGEDNDERVQMLARLLSLGEAVVRDPKKRDAVTGRAFLKSASPLAPTPEAGRPETTKQEPTKKEAPKQPEPKKKEEEAKAAEAKAAKEEKAPRKERTRKRERSVEKQPAEQAVAVEAEAAPAPEETERPKRRRRRSRGAQKRGETKTEEKPTTEGKSGAKRRRSRGSKSRSRSSKGRKSRSSKGRKSRSSKGRKSRSSKGRKSRGSKGRKSRSSNGRKSRSSESRQTKQSQSKSTESKPQTPSFPVSKMYMNVGRDHFDDEKELLDMICYMSGFAPEDFGDVSVQSSYSFVQVREDYFYDIIKAMNNQEWKGVSLTAEPARK from the coding sequence ATGGTAGAAACCACCTCTGAGAAGTCCTTTGACGATTTTTACTTGAGCGACGAAATGCTCAAGGCCCTGCGCACCGTCGGCTACAAGCGCCCCACTCCGGTCCAGGCTGAGTCTATTCCTCTCATCCTGGCGGGTATCGACCTGATCGTGCAGTCTCAGACGGGTTCGGGAAAGACCGCGGCGTTTGCCATTCCGACGATCGAGATGCTCGAGCCCAAGCCGGGCCGCATCGACGTGCTGGTACTCGCCCCCACTCGCGAGTTGGCCAAGCAGGTCTGCAAAGAGTTCGAACGATTGGGGCAGTACAAAGACCTGTCGGCCACGGCCATCTACGGCGGCGCCTCGTACGAAAAGCAGTACAAGGCGCTCGAGACCGCCCAGATCGTCTCGGCGACCCCCGGTCGCTTGCTCGACTTGGCCAAGCGCGGATCGATCGATCTGAGCAACCTGCGCATCCTGTGCCTCGACGAGGCCGACGAGATGCTGTCGATGGGCTTCCGCGAAGAGCTCAACGCCATCGTCGACTTTCTGCCCGAGGAGCGCCAGTCGCTGCTCTTCTCGGCCACGGTCAACGAAGATATCAAAGCGCTGGCCAAGGGGATGCTCTACTATCCGGAGTACATCTCGCTGTCGGGCGATCAGGTCGCCGCCGAGGCGGTCGAGCACGTCTACTTCCGCTGCCGCGGAGTCGGCCGCGAGCGCGATCTGCTCAAGGTGATCGAATACGAGAAGCCTGAAAGCGCGATCATCTTCGCCAACACCCGCGACGATACGTTCACCGTCACCAAGTTCTTGCAGCGCCACGGCTACCGCGCCAAAGTGCTCAACGGTGATCTGCCCCAAAAGCAGCGTGAGAAGACCCTCGGCGAGATGCGCGAGGGCAAGGTCGACTTCATTGTCGCCACCGACGTTGCCGCACGTGGCATCGACATCACCGACCTTACCCACGTCATCAACTACACGCTGCCCCAGTCTGCCGAAGTCTACGTGCACCGCACCGGTCGAACCGGGCGCGCCGGCAAATCTGGCCGCGCGGTCAGCCTGGTCTCCCCGGCGGAGATGGCCACTCACTTCGATATCATGTCGCTGTACGACATCGACATCACCCATCGCGAGTTGCCGACCGCCGACGAGATCGTCGAGGCCCAGGAACGAGGCCGCCTCGGAGAGTTGACCAGCCAGATCATGGAGCTGTCGCGCATCCCCTACGGCGGCAAGCTCGGCATGGCTCGCCAACTGCTCGAGACGACCAACGGCGAGGATAACGACGAGCGTGTTCAGATGCTCGCGCGCCTCCTGTCGCTGGGTGAAGCCGTCGTGCGTGACCCGAAGAAACGCGACGCCGTCACCGGACGCGCCTTCCTGAAGTCGGCGTCCCCGCTGGCGCCCACTCCGGAAGCCGGCCGTCCCGAAACGACCAAGCAGGAGCCGACCAAAAAGGAAGCGCCCAAGCAGCCCGAGCCGAAGAAGAAAGAAGAGGAAGCCAAGGCCGCCGAAGCAAAGGCCGCCAAAGAGGAGAAGGCGCCCAGAAAGGAGCGTACGCGCAAGCGTGAGCGCTCCGTCGAGAAACAGCCGGCCGAGCAAGCCGTGGCCGTCGAGGCCGAAGCGGCTCCGGCTCCGGAAGAGACCGAGCGGCCCAAGCGGCGTCGTCGGCGCTCGCGCGGCGCTCAAAAGCGCGGCGAGACGAAGACCGAGGAAAAACCGACGACCGAGGGTAAGAGCGGCGCCAAGCGACGACGATCGCGCGGCAGCAAGTCACGCTCGCGTAGCAGCAAAGGTCGTAAGAGCCGCAGCAGCAAAGGTCGCAAGAGCCGCAGCAGCAAAGGCCGCAAGAGCCGCAGCAGCAAAGGCCGCAAGAGCCGCGGCAGCAAAGGCCGCAAGAGCCGCAGCAGCAATGGTCGCAAGAGCCGCAGCAGCGAGTCGCGCCAGACCAAGCAGTCCCAATCGAAGTCGACCGAGTCGAAGCCGCAAACTCCGAGCTTCCCGGTCTCCAAGATGTACATGAACGTCGGACGCGACCACTTCGACGACGAAAAGGAGCTTCTCGACATGATCTGCTACATGTCGGGATTTGCCCCCGAAGACTTCGGCGATGTCTCCGTGCAGAGCAGCTATAGTTTTGTGCAGGTGCGCGAAGACTATTTTTATGACATCATCAAGGCGATGAACAATCAGGAATGGAAAGGCGTTAGCCTTACCGCCGAGCCTGCACGCAAGTAG